One window of Methanofervidicoccus abyssi genomic DNA carries:
- the metG gene encoding methionine--tRNA ligase, producing the protein MGERYLITTALAYTNGPLHLGHVRSTYIPADVMRRYLKMIGKDVVHIGGTDNHGVPITITAEKEGVSPEEIVNKYHEEIKRDLDSLSIEFDSYGKTHSEIHIKTAQEFYLKLKENSYIYEKEIEQFYCPHCKKFLADRYVEGTCPYCGGEARGDHCEICGRHLEPTKLIDPYCVICKGTPEIRKTKHRFFKLSALAKELKEYIKNSKIPDYVKNMAYRWIEELHDWDISRDISWGVPLPDDNSQVMYVWLEAPIGYISFTKMLGDVWKDYWLKDRGKDVDVNIWHFIGKDIAIHHSVFWPGMLIAHGEYNLPTSVISGGYLTLEKKKMSTSKRWVVWVKDFIKYFHPDYLRYFLMINAPLNKDCDFSFEDFQKRINTELIAIIGNFIHRTLVFIYRKFKKIIKVDRGRLKEEDLKLLERCEEIKEKYHGHMMEFNFKEALMDIIHLAQEGNNYFQKMEPWNVKEEERLKEILYTCGVTVKYIIYLLYPFMPNKCMELLDIMNEELDLDIRGGELKKVKVVFKKIENKEVELAKKEILNIKDKKEENMITIEDFAKLDLRIGQILEAEEIPRSKKLLKLIVDIGDEKRQIVAGIKGHYAPEELVGKKVVVLCNLKPAKLCGVESQGMILAGGEETVALLVPDRDIPVGSMIK; encoded by the coding sequence ATGGGTGAGAGATACTTAATTACAACGGCTTTAGCATATACCAACGGACCGCTGCATTTAGGACATGTTAGAAGTACCTATATACCTGCAGATGTTATGAGAAGGTATTTGAAGATGATAGGTAAGGATGTTGTACATATTGGAGGTACTGATAATCACGGGGTTCCTATTACTATAACTGCAGAAAAAGAAGGTGTCAGTCCTGAAGAGATCGTAAATAAGTATCATGAGGAGATAAAAAGGGATTTAGATAGTTTAAGTATAGAGTTTGACAGTTATGGGAAAACCCACAGTGAGATTCACATAAAAACTGCCCAGGAGTTCTATCTGAAACTAAAAGAAAACAGCTATATCTACGAGAAGGAGATCGAGCAGTTCTACTGTCCTCACTGTAAAAAATTCTTAGCAGATAGATATGTTGAAGGTACCTGTCCCTACTGTGGAGGTGAGGCCAGGGGAGATCACTGTGAGATATGTGGAAGACATCTAGAACCTACAAAGTTGATAGATCCCTACTGTGTAATCTGTAAAGGTACTCCCGAGATAAGGAAAACTAAACATAGGTTCTTTAAGTTAAGTGCCCTAGCTAAAGAATTAAAGGAGTACATTAAAAATTCCAAGATACCAGATTACGTCAAGAATATGGCATACAGATGGATAGAAGAACTTCACGACTGGGATATATCCAGAGATATAAGTTGGGGTGTTCCCCTACCAGATGACAACAGCCAGGTTATGTACGTATGGTTGGAGGCACCGATTGGATATATATCATTTACAAAGATGTTAGGGGATGTCTGGAAGGACTACTGGCTGAAAGATAGAGGTAAAGATGTAGATGTAAATATATGGCACTTCATAGGAAAGGATATCGCCATTCACCATTCAGTATTTTGGCCAGGTATGTTAATCGCCCATGGTGAGTATAACCTTCCAACTTCGGTGATAAGCGGAGGTTATCTGACGTTGGAGAAAAAGAAGATGAGCACAAGTAAGAGATGGGTTGTTTGGGTGAAGGACTTTATAAAATACTTCCATCCAGATTACCTCAGATACTTCCTGATGATCAATGCACCTCTCAATAAGGACTGTGATTTCTCCTTTGAGGACTTTCAGAAGAGGATAAATACTGAGTTAATTGCAATTATAGGAAACTTCATCCATAGGACACTTGTATTTATATACAGGAAGTTTAAGAAAATAATAAAGGTAGATAGAGGTAGATTAAAGGAAGAAGATCTGAAATTATTGGAAAGATGTGAAGAGATAAAAGAGAAATACCATGGACATATGATGGAGTTCAACTTCAAAGAAGCACTTATGGATATTATCCACCTTGCACAGGAGGGTAATAATTACTTCCAAAAGATGGAACCCTGGAATGTGAAGGAAGAGGAGAGGCTTAAGGAGATCCTCTACACCTGTGGAGTAACTGTAAAATATATAATATATCTTCTCTATCCATTTATGCCTAACAAGTGTATGGAACTCTTAGATATAATGAATGAGGAATTAGATCTCGATATAAGAGGTGGCGAGTTGAAGAAAGTAAAGGTAGTGTTTAAAAAGATAGAGAATAAAGAGGTAGAACTTGCCAAAAAGGAGATACTGAATATAAAAGATAAAAAGGAGGAAAACATGATCACAATCGAGGATTTTGCAAAACTCGATCTCAGGATTGGCCAAATACTGGAGGCAGAGGAGATACCTAGATCAAAGAAACTTTTAAAGTTGATAGTAGATATTGGTGATGAGAAGAGACAGATAGTTGCCGGTATAAAGGGCCACTATGCTCCAGAAGAACTTGTAGGTAAGAAGGTAGTGGTTCTCTGTAATCTAAAACCTGCTAAGTTATGTGGGGTGGAGTCTCAGGGGATGATATTAGCAGGAGGAGAAGAGACTGTAGCACTTTTAGTACCTGATAGAGATATTCCTGTAGGTAGTATGATTAAATAG
- a CDS encoding dihydroneopterin aldolase family protein, producing the protein MKIEEKDVFKSYFKNLTLRERAVFEGGITLGALFHQFVGTPVSLKNREILERSIEESMKNQPCVEDISVEIVGNLKEDEYVSLEGKMLDVKLKVKVENTVAYLRLRYIKELNYPLMYVERIDEE; encoded by the coding sequence ATGAAAATAGAGGAAAAAGACGTATTTAAAAGTTATTTTAAAAATCTTACTCTCCGAGAAAGAGCGGTATTTGAGGGAGGTATCACTTTGGGAGCCTTATTCCACCAGTTTGTAGGTACTCCTGTAAGTTTAAAAAACAGGGAGATACTGGAAAGATCTATAGAGGAATCTATGAAGAACCAGCCCTGTGTCGAAGATATATCTGTTGAGATAGTAGGAAATTTAAAAGAAGATGAATATGTATCTTTGGAGGGAAAGATGTTAGATGTGAAGTTGAAGGTAAAGGTGGAAAATACAGTTGCATACTTGAGATTGAGATATATTAAGGAGTTAAACTATCCTCTAATGTACGTTGAGAGGATAGATGAAGAATGA